One Camelina sativa cultivar DH55 chromosome 3, Cs, whole genome shotgun sequence genomic window carries:
- the LOC109130519 gene encoding auxin-responsive protein SAUR64-like, with product MMNTKKLIKMAKKWQQRAALHRKRISFQRSSTATSSTAAEKGCFVVYTTDRTRFAFPISYLSNSVFQELLKISEEEFGLSTDGPNDEHKEAYQDGQEMATESSPTQEKDLIPKIKYCY from the exons aTGATGAACACAAAGAAGCTTATCAAGATGGCCAAGAAATGGCAACAGAGAGCAGCCCTACACAGGAAAAGGATCTCATTCCAAAGATCAAGTACTGCTACTAGCTCAACCGCTGCAGAGAAGGGCTGTTTTGTGGTTTACACGACAGATCGCACACGCTTTGCTTTTCCTATAAGTTACCTGAGCAACTCTGTTTTCCAAGAGCTCTTGAAGATATCTGAAGAAGAGTTTGGCCTCTCCACGGACGGACCA aaTGATGAACACAAAGAAGCTTATCAAGATGGCCAAGAAATGGCAACAGAGAGCAGCCCTACACAGGAAAAGGATCTCATTCCAAAGATCAAGTACTGCTACTAG
- the LOC104776982 gene encoding uncharacterized protein LOC104776982: MPSGAKKRKALKRKQQQQGAIGGATTSTTNHKGFNGDNNLHGNDEHGRGSDDSSLSSSPGGSQGNEEFGEKDSPAAAALSSSGMVKDAAKEISRDGDVTQGLGPKRSGNAVAVERGTDYKKSVVGKSTNSSSENTAKHVACGNPVTEITPVVESVKPVVVVPLSKAVTSEKSEHVDETSTHSSLVKKKSEKNGESLPSPGLENNNSKVVVTLPRSAAETSKNVESVSNSEVPVSSEEKCLLLPGPPVVRRTSWLSCCGLFDAMTGSDR, from the exons ATGCCGTCCGGTGCGAAGAAGAGAAAGGCCTTGAAGaggaagcagcagcagcaaggaGCGATTGGTGGAGCTACTACTAGTACTACCAACCATAAGGGTTTCAATGGCGATAATAATCTCCATG GGAATGATGAACATGGAAGGGGAAGTGATGATAGCAGTTTGAGTTCTTCCCCTGGTGGTTCTCAAGGAAATGAAGAATTTGGGGAAAAAGATTCacctgctgctgctgctctATCCTCTTCTGGTATGGTGAAAGATGCTGCTAAGGAGATATCTAGAGATGGAGATGTTACTCAGGGACTTGGACCCAAAAGAAGTGGCAATGCTGTTGCGGTTGAAAGAGGAACTGATTACAAGAAAAGTGTTGTTGGGAAATCAACCAATTCCTCTTCTGAAAACACAGCCAAACATGTAGCTTGTGGTAATCCAGTTACGGAAATCACTCCCGTTGTTGAGTCTGTCAAACCTGTGGTGGTTGTTCCTCTCTCCAAAGCAGTGACCTCTGAAAAGAGTGAGCATGTTGATGAGACCTCAACACACTCAAGCTTGGTCAAAAAGAAGTCTGAAAAAAACGGAGAGAGTCTTCCATCTCCGGGACTTGAAAACAATAATAGTAAGGTGGTGGTTACTCTTCCAAGATCTGCTGCTGAAACTAGCAAAAATGTAGAGAGCGTAAGCAACTCTGAAGTTCCAGTATCCTCTGAGGAAAAG TGTCTATTGCTGCCTGGTCCACCAGTTGTCCGAAGGACTTCATGGCTAAGCTGCTGCGGGTTGTTTGATGCTATGACAGGATCTGATAGATAA
- the LOC104776983 gene encoding uncharacterized protein LOC104776983 has protein sequence MRATGSLVTFNQKIMRRCKNLLIRITKTCPRRHYRQLKLEKDSSSSSSSSSSSGKKATKVLASFFLSFQKKKQKKEKMKRLNELRSFSDAVSDRKASNTTESRTKVFPSNVTPSWLRQGQEVSQGHDPPRDSTSAFLP, from the coding sequence atgAGAGCCACGGGATCACTAGTTACGTTTAATCAGAAGATTATGCGGCGTTGTAAGAACCTCCTGATCAGAATCACCAAGACCTGTCCCAGACGCCATTACCGGCAACTGAAACTCGagaaagattcttcttcttcttcctcatcatcatcatcatctgggAAGAAAGCCACAAAAGTGTTGGCTTcattcttcctctctttccagaagaagaagcagaagaaggaaaagatgaaGCGACTTAACGAACTCAGGAGTTTCTCGGATGCCGTCAGTGATAGGAAGGCATCAAACACTACTGAATCAAGAACGAAAGTATTCCCATCTAATGTCACGCCGTCTTGGCTTCGTCAAGGTCAAGAAGTCTCACAAGGTCATGATCCACCTAGAGACAGCACAAGCGCATTCCTTCCATGA
- the LOC104776981 gene encoding uncharacterized protein LOC104776981, with protein MAGEQMKPVASGLLVLNFCMYVIVLGIGGWAMNRAIDHGFEVGPNLNLPAHFSPIYFPMGNAATGFFVIFALLAGVVGAASTISGLSHIRSWTVGSLPAAATAATIAWTLTVLAMGFAWKEIELQGRNAKLRTMEAFLIILSVTQLVYIAAVHGVKRP; from the exons ATGGCGGGTGAGCAAATGAAACCGGTTGCCTCTGGACTTCTTGTGTTGAACTTCTGCATGTATGTGATCGTTCTAGGCATTGGAGGATGGGCCATGAACCGAGCCATCGACCATGGATTTGAAGTCG GGCCTAATTTAAATCTTCCAGCACATTTCTCCCCAATATATTTCCCGATGGGAAACGCAGCGACAGGATTCTTTGTGATATTTGCGTTGCTGGCGGGAGTGGTTGGGGCGGCTTCAACTATCTCAGGGCTTAGCCACATTCGATCTTGGACCGTGGGAAGCTTACCGGCTGCAGCCACTGCTGCAACTATTGCATGGACCCTCACAGTCCTTGCCATGGG ATTCGCTTGGAAAGAAATCGAGCTTCAAGGGAGAAACGCCAAACTG AGAACCATGGAGGCGTTCTTGATCATACTCTCAGTCACACAGCTTGTTTACATCGCCGCGGTTCACGGCGTGAAGAGACCTTAA
- the LOC104776979 gene encoding auxin-responsive protein SAUR65-like, giving the protein MINTKKLLKMAKKWHQRASLHRKRISFQRSTTSTTTSSSTTAVDKGCFVVYTVDRIRFAFPISYLNNSVFQELLKISGEEFGLTAGGPITLPFDSVFLEYLINLIQRRIDGDTEKALLMSISSARCSLQLQEQHCSLTQQLLVF; this is encoded by the coding sequence ATGATCAACACTAAGAAACTACTCAAGATGGCCAAGAAATGGCACCAGAGAGCATCCCTCCACAGGAAAAGAATCTCATTTCAGAGATCAactactagtactactactagcAGCTCAACAACTGCTGTGGATAAGGGCTGTTTCGTGGTTTACACGGTTGATAGAATCCGCTTTGCTTTTCCGATAAGTTACCTGAACAACTCTGTTTTCCAAGAGCTCTTGAAAATCTCTGGGGAAGAGTTCGGCCTCACGGCAGGTGGACCGATCACGTTACCATTTGATTCGGTTTTCTTGGAGTATCTCATTAATTTGATCCAGCGAAGAATAGATGGAGATACAGAGAAGGCTCTGTTAATGTCAATCTCTAGTGCTAGATGCTCTTTGCAACTACAAGAACAACACTGTAGTCTTACTCAACAGTTGCTTGTATTTTAG
- the LOC104776980 gene encoding auxin-responsive protein SAUR64, translated as MMNTKKLIKMAKKWQQRAALHRKRISFQRSSTATSSTAAEKGCFVVYTTDRTRFAFPISYLSNSVFQELLKISEEEFGLSTDGPITLPFDSVFLKYLIKLVERRMDGDTEKALLMSISSARCSLHCSLQQQEQSTQQLFVF; from the coding sequence aTGATGAACACGAAGAAGCTTATCAAGATGGCCAAGAAATGGCAACAGAGAGCAGCCCTACACAGGAAAAGGATCTCATTCCAAAGATCAAGTACTGCTACTAGCTCAACCGCTGCAGAGAAGGGCTGTTTTGTGGTTTACACGACAGATCGCACACGCTTTGCTTTTCCTATAAGTTACCTGAGCAACTCTGTTTTCCAAGAGCTCTTGAAGATATCTGAAGAAGAGTTTGGCCTCTCCACGGACGGACCAATCACGTTGCCATTCGATTCGGTTTTCTTAAAGTATCTAATCAAATTGGTCGAAAGAAGAATGGACGGAGATACGGAAAAGGCTTTGTTAATGTCGATCTCTAGTGCAAGATGTTCTTTACATTGTTCTTTGCAACAACAAGAACAGAGTACTCAACAATTGTTTGTGTTTTAG